The Methanocella sp. DNA segment CGTTCACCACGCTATCCCATAAATATAGGGCATTGATGAGGAGCAGAATAAAAAACAAGACGATAGTAATGATCTTATTTGCCCGCTTTTCTCCCTCACGATCCCATTTAAACAAGGTCTTCCCCGGCCAATTATAAGATATATAAAAGGTTATATTAAGCTTTATTATAAATAATAGGACAAAATAAAAACATGGACGCTACTGGGTGATCCTGATCGCCCAGTCGCCGCCCCAGTTTACCATCAGGCAGTACTTACACGAATAGGGCGCATAGACCTGTTTAGTAACTGTATATTCCCGGCTGCCGGACATGAACTGGTGGATAGGCAGAAACTCCGTGCCGCCGGAATACGGGTTCTTATAGTCCAGGCTGATGGTGCATCCGAAACCCTGGCCCTGCAGGTCGATGGAAACGCTGGCGTTGCCCTGGTTCAGCGTAAAATAGTCCTGGTGGGCGTTCACGTTATAGGGGCCTTTACCCCGGAATACGATGGTATTTCCCTGCCCCGAGATCGTCACATCCTTAACCGTTGACACAGGAGCGATATCACCGATGTTCATATGCTCCTGACCATCAGGAGTATTAGTGGGAACATATGTCTCCAGGATATGATACATATCGTCGCAACCGCAGACCGCGACGAACGCTATTATTATAAAGAAGATCGCTGTCAGCGTTTTCACATTTGGGACCGGCATATACGCCTATTACATTGGCTTTTTCCGGAATTAAACGTTTTGATGCGCTATGCAGAATTTTATATCATTATCTATCTGACAGCAAGCTGGAAGCAAGCTGGAACAATTTATTCTTTTAAATATCATTTTTACTTTTTTTATCAATTTTATTTGTTTTTTTAAAGTTTTATAGCGAAACATTTAATAAATCACGAACAGATTATTCATAATGAGGAACAACTTGTTCCCTAATGAATAACGAGCTGATGTAAAAATGTCTAATATAATCATGATAGACGGAGAAATAATCGGTTATTTCTTCGATATGAGGCCGGCAAAATCATTCATAATGCCCGAGGACGAGACGGATATGTGCCCGGCTTACGCAGGCCAGGCGTGCTCTTATTACGATGGCCAGTGCCCTTACTGTGGCAACACGATCGAATGCCAGAGTAGAGAGGAGTCGGACGAACGACGGTGGCTGACTCCAGAGTATTTTAAAAATAACTTTTAATATTTTTTCGGTTATCTCAGTGCGGGCGGTAAAAACGCCTCTTTCCTGCAGGCAGGGCAGCCGTAATCATAGGCTTTTCCTTTCACCTTCTTGCCCGCGCTATCGATGACCGATGGCGGAGTGACCTTCACGAGGTGCAGCTTATGCTTCTCGCAGACCTTCTTATCGAATTTAAGCGTCCCCGGCGGCACGTTATAAGTATTGCGGCACTCGGGGAACCCGGTGCAGGCAATGAATTTTCTCCTGTCGGCATGGGTCTCTCTGACGATGAGCGGGCTACCGCACCTTGGACAGGGGCCGATGGGGCTGTCCATGGCGGCGCCGGACCTCAACGTGCGGCCGATGTCATTTCTATGTAGCTCAAGCTGGTCGAAGACGGCCCTTAGCATGGCCTTCGACTCCGCGATGACCTGGCCCTTCTGGAGGCGGCTCTCGGCAATGCCATCCATATCGCTCTCAAGGCGGGACGTCATCTCGGGGCCGGTGATGGCGCTCGCGTGCGCCTTCAGTGCATCGATGAGCGTGATGCCCGTCTGCGTGGGCTTCGGCGGATTTGCCTCGATGTAGCCCCGGCTGTATAATTTACTTAGCGCCTCGTGCCTCGTGGCCTTCGTGCCTAGCCCAAGCTTTTCCATCATCTCGATGAGCCTGCCCTGCCCGTAGCGCTTGGGAGGCTCGGTCTTTTTCTCCAGCAGGTCGGCCTTTTTGACGGCCAGTATGTCGCCCGCGGTGAGCGGTGGTATGATCTCGTCTTTGGGCATGCCGTACGGGTAGTGCCTGCGCCATCCGGGGACCGCAAGGCGCCTGCCGTCTGCGATGAACGGCTCGCCGCTTATATCGATGTCCGCTTTCACCACTTCCCACTCGCACGCGGGCGAGAGCGTGGCGAAAAATCGCCTGACGACGAGCTCATACAGCTTCCACTTCCGCTCGTCCATCTGCGTCTTAGAGGCGCAGGCGACGGGATATATGGGCGGATGGTCCTTACTCTCGACCTTGCCCCTTGTTGCCTCAAGCGTTTTTTGGCTTAGCAGCTCCAGGGCGCTCTGCGCGAAGTCGGGGCTGGCCTTGAACAGGCCCACCGTCTGGCGCAGGTCCAGCGTGGACGGGTAAACCGTATTATCGGTACGGGGATACGAGATCCAGCCGTTAATGTAAAGCTCTTCGGCCACCTGCATGGCGCTTGCAGCGCTGTAGCCGATTGCGGCGGCCGCCTTAAGGAACTCCGTCGTGCTAAACGGGACCGGTGCAGGCTCTTTTCTCCGTCCCTTAAGGACATTCTTCACCGCCGCCGTCTTTCCAAGCTTCTTATGGACGGCCATGGCCTCGTCCTTTTTCTCGAACCTGCCCTTCGCGTGCTTTGCTAAGAACGCCTCCTGTCCCTTGAGCAGGATGGCGACGACCTCCCAGTAAGGCTTCGAGACGAACGCCTGTATCTCCTTTTCCCGGTCCACGATGATAGCGAGCAGCGGCGTCTGGACCCGGCCCACGGAGAGAAAATCCTTGCCGGCCTTGTTGCCGGCCAGCGAGACGAACCTGGTCAGGGCTGCGCCCCACACGAGGTCTATCTCCTGGCGGCACTCGCCGGCGGCGGCCAGATTAAAATCAAGCGGCACAGGCTTCGCGAATGCCTGCCTGATCTCCTGCTGCGCGAACGAGCTGTAGCGGACCCTGTTAAATGGGGCTTTTGTTAGCCTGTGGACGATATTATAGGCTTCAACGCCGATGAGCTCGCCCTCCCGGTCGTAGTCGGTCGCGATGGTCACTTTCGTGGCTGACGGAGCCAGCGATGCGAGAGCTCCCACGATGTCTTTTTTTGTTGGCACCGAAACTATGGGGGCACCTATGAGGGCGGAAGGCGGGTGGGCTGACCAGCGGCTATACTCGCGGGGGAAGTCAAGCTCGACGATGTGGCCGGCCAGCCCGACCACGGCCGCGCCCGCAGCCTTCGAGCGGTAGACGGTGACGCCGCCGTGCCTCTCGGCGGACCGGTCCGGGAACAGTATCCCGGCGATCTTATTGGCGGCATCGTGCTTTTCGGTGATGATGAGATGCATTGTCATAAAGGCATGTCGCGCCGTCGTATTAGATTTAGCGGTACAGGCCTGATAACCTATTTATGCTCGCAGCCAGACAGTAGAGCGTGGACTCGCTCACCCATGCTCTTATAATCGCCATCCCGCTCTCGCTCATCGGCCACCCCGATCTGGCGGTCTATGGCATCATGGGCGCGGTGCTTATTGACGTCGACGTGCTCTTCGGGGTTCTCCGGATAAAGGACCCCGGGCTGTACATTTTCACCCATGGCGGTTTCACGCACAGCTTCTTCGGCGCACTCGTCGTCACGCTCTTCTCGGCGGCCGCCGCATACCTGCTGTCGCTCGCTTTTCCCTTAATAATGGCCCCCTTCGGCACGCTCGCCGTCACGGCGATCGCCGCGGGCGCGCTGACCCATATTATGGCCGATTATCTTGCTTACCCGGGGATTCCGCTGTTCTACCCGTTCTCTGATAAAAAATACACCCTGGGCATCCTGGGCGGGCCGAGCGTTTTCCTCCTGCTGGCCAGCCTCATATATATAGTCGCTATGATACTCGGGGTCGCCAGCATCGGGCAGCCATGGCCGTATATAGCATTTTTCTGTCTGGTCGTCGCGTTCAGCTCAGGGGGTAAAGCTTGGGCGGCCAAAAACGTTAAAGGCCGTACCATTGCCACGACGAATCCCCTCAGGTGGATGGTTATCGAGGACACGCAAGATGCCTATCGCGTTTACACATATGACTTTATTAAAGGGACCTCTCCGGCCGAATCATATGAAAAATTCACGGGCCTGGCTCCGGCGGAGGCGGATAAATACGCAAAGACGCCGGAGGCAAGGCGCCTTAAGTACAATTCTTATATCATTACCGTCGAGAAAAATGGGGGAAGTATCACCTTTAAGGACCCCATCAGGGAAAAGGGCTACATCTGGTACCCCCCGCAGCATAAAAGTCTTACCGTCTCTGCCGAATAATGCGCCACATTATATTAGAATGGAGCGAAAACAGAGTCCTGAGGGGACTATTTTGGCAGGGACACATCAGCCACTAAAGGAAAAAGGCGAGCAGCTTGAGCAGGAAGAGAGCTCGCCGATGGAAGACCTCATGCGGGAGCACGGGGTCATCGAGCGGATATTTTTAATTTACCAGCGAATCCTTGAAAAGTCCATCACGGGCCAGGAGATCGACATCTCGGTCATCAACAGGGCGTCACATATAGTCGACAGGTACATCTCGAACCACCATGAGCATAATGAGGAGAACTATATTTTCCCGAAGTTCCGGGAGGCCAACTACATTGTGGAGCTGGTGGATACGCTTGAGCATCAGCACGACGTGTCCCGGGAGCTTAACCATCAGATCATGGACCTCTCCTCGCAGAGCGCAGACATCAGCCAGGAGGACCTTGTAAGGCTGCTGGACCGCTGCGGCATGTTCATCAACATGTACCTGCCACATATCTCCCGGGAGAATACCATATTGTTCCCGACGTTCTTCGACATCGTCTCTAACGAGTATATCCAGGAAGTCAAGGAAAGGATGGAGGACGAGGAAGAGCAGGTGCTGGGCGATACCGGGTTCAGGGGGCTCATCGGGCGCGTCTCGGAGCTGGAAAAGAAGATCGGGTGCTACGAGCTGTCGCAATATACTGCATACCTCAAGGAGCCCGATACCGTGGATCAGCCATAAACCTTCTTCAGCGCGAGTATCAGGACGCAAAAAGCCAGGCTGATCGCGTTCCAGAGAACGATGGCCACATCCGCCCGGGCCAGGCCATAGACGAGCCAGAGGCACATTCCCGCCGCCATGAGCGCGAAAAAGAGTGCTGATACATCCTTTGCCGACCTGGTCTTAATGATGCGGGTGGCCTGCGGTACGCAGCTGCTCGTGGTGAGCGCCCCCGCCATCAGGCCTATGAGTACGATCGAGTCCATTGAAGGCTTACATGCCGCTGAGGCTAAAAATAGTTTGTCATGAGTGTGTTGAAAGAAATAAAGGCTTACGCCTTAAGCATCGCTTAAATTTATTACGAATGCCCTTAAGACGATTTCAGCCATAAAGCGATTAAAAGGTATTAAGGCTTCTTATTGAGCCTTGAGGGCCTTAGATTTATTCGTCGTCCGATGCTGCGGTCTTTTTTGCGCTTTTCTCCGGCATGTACCGGGCCTGGACGGCCTCGAACTCCCGGGACTTCAGGAAGACCAGCAGCTCCTGGACCGTGCAGAACTTGAGTTCCCTGGGCATCTCCAGCTCCTTGAACGAGCAAACGGCATTTAGCTGGTAAATATGGAGTGAGGCGCAGGCATCGCTGATCATCGCGTTCTTATCGCCGTCCCACGTCTTCTTCCACTGCTTAAAGTCGGAATCGTCCTTGAACAGGGCCCTCGCTTTGGCACTCCGGTATTCCTTACCATCTTTTTTAATAGCGAACGCATTCCCGTCCACGATCGCCTTTACGACGCGCTTCGTGCCGACCTGGTACTCCATGACGTCGCCGTCGTAGAAGAACGTCCGGTTGTGCGTCTTTACGTATTCATCCGTCAGGGGGGTCATGATGCTCGAATAGCCTTTCACGTACCTCATCTCGTCCATTAATTCCCTCACGGATACCTCTTTTTGGCCTAACTCGTCAAGCATGTCCACTGGCATTCCTCATGATAATAAGTTCCTCCCCGCAGGGGAGGCGTTATTTCTCATAATTAGTAGATTTTTTAAGTATAAATAAATAATGACTTAACGGCGTTAAGTTCACGGCTCAGCGCTGGCCCGGCTTTACCTTTTCGACGAACTGCTTTTGCGAATTCTCCAGGTCAATAAAAGCCTGGTCGAGCTCGGCCATTAGCTGTTTACGCCTGATCCGGGACTCGTCCATCTCCTTTACTTTCTTCTCGGCGCTATCGATGATCCCGGCGATCTCGACAAGGGCCGTCTCATCCTTCGGGAGAAACAGCTCGAAGCCGTCCACGTAAGCTTTTATGACCTGAAGCTGCTCCTCGATGTGCTTCCTCTGCTCGATGCTCCGGGGTGTTTCCATTGTATCTACCGTTAAACTTTATTTTAGCCATGGACTTAAAATGTTTTTGTCCCGTCATAAAAATAAAAGTGGGCCCGAAGGGATTCGAACCCCTGACCTCCGCCGTGTGAAGGCGACGTCATAGCCGACTAGACCACAGGCCCGGCGTACATTACAGTAATGCTCATACGTATTAAAATTATCGGCCAAAATAAAAATATTTAAAGGGGAATGCCGTTTTCCTTTTGCAGGTAGTCTATGCCCCGGGGCTTGATCCAGGCGACGACGTCCTTCACCTTGCCGCCGGACATCTTCCTCTTCTCGATGTGGGCGAGGTCCTTATCCTCCAGCTTCTGGCAGGCCTCGTTGACCTTTTCTAAGGGCACGTCCAGGTCGTTGGATATCTTCACCGAGCTGACGCCATCGAGCATGTTGCGGTCCAGAGCGTTCTTGAGGTATCCCAGTACTTCTCTTTCTACTCCTGATATCTTAACCATCGAATGCCTCCTATCACTTAAAACAAAATCGGTTAATATACATGATTTTATCCTAAGGATAAAATACTTTCCTCCGGCCGAATAAACCCGTTTAGCCCTGAAATAAGAGAAAAAAGCAGATATATTCGATGTAATTATAGTAGCATATTAAGGGCAAGGCCAGGGATGGACAGGATGTCGAGGATAGATAAGTTCCTCTATATAGGGGAGAAGGCGATCTTCTCGCTGAATAAAGAATCGCCGCTCGGGTCGGAGTACCTTGTGGCCACGGACCGGAGGATCGTCCACATAAAAGGCGAGCGGTTCTACGATATCAAGTACGAAAGCCTGGAGTCGCTCGGCTGCTACACGATCTACGACTGGAAGTGGCTGCTGATAGGCGTCATCGCCGCCGTTACCGCGGCCCTCATGAGCGCGACCATCAGGATCCCTCTATATTTCATGGCCAATGTGAATCTCGATTACCTGGCCCAGATGATGACCTTCACCATGAGCCTGCTCCTGGCCTTCGCCGGGGCGCTGCTTCTCGCTTTTGTAATGACTATCAGGCGGGGCATCATCTTGAAGACGCCGTTCGAGACCCGGGTCTTCAACTACCCCAGGTCGATGCAGAAGGAGGCCTTCGATTTCGTGAAGATCGTCCGGGCCGCCGAAGTCGGTATCCTCAAGCCCCACAAGAGCATCAAGCCCGAGATCATCGAGCCCCGGCAGAGGAGCCTGGATGCTATCAAGCCCCTGCCGCCACGGCCTCAGCCCAACGAAAAGATGCCCCGGCTTTAGCCGCCTTCTGAGTGTTTACATACAGTCCCGCGGACGAACCATAATGATTTTCTAGGGGAACGACGATTAGGATGCATCACTTCTAAAAACAGTCGAAACTGGAGTCATATTCATGGGCACCGAATGCTCGTCATGTCATGGTAAAGGCTTTATAATCACGGGCGAAAAGCCCTGTGAAAATTGCGGCGGCACCGGCAAGGTCAAGAGCGTCAACCTGGTCGGGATGACCGAAAAGGACCTGAAAAGCCTGCTCTCAGGCGGCTTCTGCCCGAAGTGCAAGGGCAGCGGCAAGATCCAGGTGCGGGAAAAGTGCGAGGCCTGCGGCGGCTCGGGCAGGGTGCCCGTCTGCGATGTCTGCGGAAAGCCCACGGCCCCAGGCCAGGAGCTTTGCGGTGAATGCCGGAGCGTCCGGCCCGTGTATAAACTAAGCGGCGCTTGCGACGTTTCCGACCTTGAGATCGGGAAGACGTACGTCGGCAAGGTCGCCAATCTAGCCGACTTCGGCGTGTTCGTGACCCTGAACGACCAGACGAAGGGCTTAATTCATTCTAGCAACGTCAGCAGGGCCTACGTGCCGGGCGAAGAGGTGATGGTCGCGATCAATTCCATCAAGCCGAATGGCAATTTCGACCTCAAGCCCCAGAACTTTAAGGACATCAAGATCGTTAATGTGGAAAAGAACCTGCCCCGCCGGAAGTCCAGCGAGGTCGGGAAGTTCATCGGCAAGACGGTATGCATCAGCGGCGAGGTCGTCCAGGTCAAGCAGACCAGCGGCCCGACTATCTTCACCATCGCCGACGAGGACGGCACAGTCTCGTGCGCGGCCTTCACCGAGGCAGGCATGCGAGCCTACCCGGATGTCGGCCTGGAGATGATGGCAAAGGCCGTGGGCGATATCGAGCTCCACAACGGCGCGATCCAGATGGAAGTCCTTGAGCTAAAAAGATTATCGGACGCGGAAGCGGCCCCCATCAGGGAGACCATCGAGAGGTCCATCGACGTCAGGGCTGCGCCGGCGCACGTCGAGTTCCTGGTGAAGAGCGAGGCGCTGGAAAAGCTCCGGCCCCAGATGGAAAAAGTGGCCAGGCGCATCCGCCGGGCGATATTAAAATCCGAGCCCATAATCATCAGGCACCATGCGGACGCGGACGGCATCTGCGCAGGCGTCGCGGTGGAGAAGGCCTGCTTACCCTTAATAAAAGCGCAGGGCGACTCGGACGCCGAGTATCATTTCTTCTCGCGCTCGCCATCCAAGGCGCCGTTCTACGAGCTCGAGGACATCAACAAGGACCTGGTGATGGCGCTGGAGGACCACGAGCGGTTCGGCCAGGCCATGCCGCTCATCATTTTAATGGACAACGGCTCCACCGAGGAAGACCTGGACGCGTATAAGTATGCGAAGGTCTACGGAATCGACCTGCTCGTGGTCGACCACCACCATCCCGATGAAATTGTCGACCAGTTCCTCGTCGCCCACGTGAACCCCTATCATGCCGGCGGCGACTTCGGCATAACGGCGGGTATGCTTGGCACCGAGCTGGCCCGGATGATCAACCCCTCCGTAGAGGAGAAGATCAAGCACTTAGCGGCCGTCGCGGCAGTAGGCGACAGGTCCGAGGCGCTCGAGAGGGCCATGTACCTGGACCTGGTAAAGGACAAATATCCCGAGGAGGAGCTGAAAAAGATCGCTCTCGCGCTGGACTACGAGCAGTTCTGGCTACGCTACAACGACGGCAAGGGCATCGTGGACGACATCCTGAACTTCGGCGACCAGAAGCGCCACGACGCGCTGCTGGGCCTGCTGAACGAGCTGGCCACGAAGATGATCAACGACCAGCTGGACGCCTCTATGCCGCACGTAAAGACGACGGAGCTGCCGAGCGGCGCGATCCTGAACGTCATCGACGTGGAGAACTACGCCCACAAGTTCACCTTCCCGGCCCCCGGTAAGACCACCGGCGAGATCCACGATATACTCTGTAAGAAGTACGCGGGCAAGCCCGTGGTCACGCTGGGCTACGGCCCCGACTTTGCGGTATTGCGGTCCCGGGGGGTGCTCATGAACATCCCGAAGATGGTCCGCGAGCTCAGGGATGAGATCAAGGGCGGCGGCGTGAGCGGCGGCGGCCACCTGGTCGTCGGCTCCATCAAGTTCGTCGAGGGCATGCGCAAGGAAGTCCTCGAGAAGCTGACACAAAAGATCGGCCAGGCGCCTGTGGGCTAGCCGAAGGGCCGGCCCACTATTAGCTTAACGTATTGTGACATAAGCCCTATAAGCCTGAAAGCCAATTTTCATTTTGGACCATCAAAGGTGACGGTAATGAAAATGGATTCGGCAATATATGTTTGGGGTTTAACAGCAGTGTTCATTTTTGCGGCAGGCTGCATTTCGATTGGCAACGACAACAATCCAGGCGCGACGTTGCAAAGCCCGGCCGCCACTTCTATGGCGGGCAGCCCGCAGGCAGTCTCCCCGGCACTGACGGATGCGCAAAAGACGCAGGCTGCCAGTATAGCAAAAAGCGATCCGTCCATGAGCGCCTTACTTGGAAAGCCCGGATATACTATCACGGGTGTATTCTCGGAAGGCCCTGGCGCGAACAATGATGTGAATGCGGCCGTTTTCATCGAAGGCGAAAGCACGGTGCATGCGGACGGTAGCATT contains these protein-coding regions:
- a CDS encoding metal-dependent hydrolase; the encoded protein is MDSLTHALIIAIPLSLIGHPDLAVYGIMGAVLIDVDVLFGVLRIKDPGLYIFTHGGFTHSFFGALVVTLFSAAAAYLLSLAFPLIMAPFGTLAVTAIAAGALTHIMADYLAYPGIPLFYPFSDKKYTLGILGGPSVFLLLASLIYIVAMILGVASIGQPWPYIAFFCLVVAFSSGGKAWAAKNVKGRTIATTNPLRWMVIEDTQDAYRVYTYDFIKGTSPAESYEKFTGLAPAEADKYAKTPEARRLKYNSYIITVEKNGGSITFKDPIREKGYIWYPPQHKSLTVSAE
- a CDS encoding hemerythrin domain-containing protein, which encodes MAGTHQPLKEKGEQLEQEESSPMEDLMREHGVIERIFLIYQRILEKSITGQEIDISVINRASHIVDRYISNHHEHNEENYIFPKFREANYIVELVDTLEHQHDVSRELNHQIMDLSSQSADISQEDLVRLLDRCGMFINMYLPHISRENTILFPTFFDIVSNEYIQEVKERMEDEEEQVLGDTGFRGLIGRVSELEKKIGCYELSQYTAYLKEPDTVDQP
- a CDS encoding DNA topoisomerase I encodes the protein MHLIITEKHDAANKIAGILFPDRSAERHGGVTVYRSKAAGAAVVGLAGHIVELDFPREYSRWSAHPPSALIGAPIVSVPTKKDIVGALASLAPSATKVTIATDYDREGELIGVEAYNIVHRLTKAPFNRVRYSSFAQQEIRQAFAKPVPLDFNLAAAGECRQEIDLVWGAALTRFVSLAGNKAGKDFLSVGRVQTPLLAIIVDREKEIQAFVSKPYWEVVAILLKGQEAFLAKHAKGRFEKKDEAMAVHKKLGKTAAVKNVLKGRRKEPAPVPFSTTEFLKAAAAIGYSAASAMQVAEELYINGWISYPRTDNTVYPSTLDLRQTVGLFKASPDFAQSALELLSQKTLEATRGKVESKDHPPIYPVACASKTQMDERKWKLYELVVRRFFATLSPACEWEVVKADIDISGEPFIADGRRLAVPGWRRHYPYGMPKDEIIPPLTAGDILAVKKADLLEKKTEPPKRYGQGRLIEMMEKLGLGTKATRHEALSKLYSRGYIEANPPKPTQTGITLIDALKAHASAITGPEMTSRLESDMDGIAESRLQKGQVIAESKAMLRAVFDQLELHRNDIGRTLRSGAAMDSPIGPCPRCGSPLIVRETHADRRKFIACTGFPECRNTYNVPPGTLKFDKKVCEKHKLHLVKVTPPSVIDSAGKKVKGKAYDYGCPACRKEAFLPPALR
- a CDS encoding DHH family phosphoesterase, with translation MGTECSSCHGKGFIITGEKPCENCGGTGKVKSVNLVGMTEKDLKSLLSGGFCPKCKGSGKIQVREKCEACGGSGRVPVCDVCGKPTAPGQELCGECRSVRPVYKLSGACDVSDLEIGKTYVGKVANLADFGVFVTLNDQTKGLIHSSNVSRAYVPGEEVMVAINSIKPNGNFDLKPQNFKDIKIVNVEKNLPRRKSSEVGKFIGKTVCISGEVVQVKQTSGPTIFTIADEDGTVSCAAFTEAGMRAYPDVGLEMMAKAVGDIELHNGAIQMEVLELKRLSDAEAAPIRETIERSIDVRAAPAHVEFLVKSEALEKLRPQMEKVARRIRRAILKSEPIIIRHHADADGICAGVAVEKACLPLIKAQGDSDAEYHFFSRSPSKAPFYELEDINKDLVMALEDHERFGQAMPLIILMDNGSTEEDLDAYKYAKVYGIDLLVVDHHHPDEIVDQFLVAHVNPYHAGGDFGITAGMLGTELARMINPSVEEKIKHLAAVAAVGDRSEALERAMYLDLVKDKYPEEELKKIALALDYEQFWLRYNDGKGIVDDILNFGDQKRHDALLGLLNELATKMINDQLDASMPHVKTTELPSGAILNVIDVENYAHKFTFPAPGKTTGEIHDILCKKYAGKPVVTLGYGPDFAVLRSRGVLMNIPKMVRELRDEIKGGGVSGGGHLVVGSIKFVEGMRKEVLEKLTQKIGQAPVG
- a CDS encoding SemiSWEET transporter, producing the protein MDSIVLIGLMAGALTTSSCVPQATRIIKTRSAKDVSALFFALMAAGMCLWLVYGLARADVAIVLWNAISLAFCVLILALKKVYG